AACTGTTAAGTATTAAATCTACTTGATCATATCAAAGCTGCGCTTGATAAATGAAGTCAATTCTTCCCCTTTTAGGAGGTTTTGGGAAAGCCGGGCCAAATCAAGGGATTGTTTGATTAAGCGCTCCTGTTTTTTCTCGGTTTTCGTGTTTAAGATTTCCCCAATTAGCGGGTGGTTGGTATTCACCACAAGGTTGTACATCTCGGGCATATTTCCCATTCCAAACATTCCGCCGCCACCGGTTTGCTGCATTTCTTTCATGCGGCGCATAAATTCGGGTTGGGTAATGATAAGCGGAGCAGCATTACTGTCCATCGCCTCAAGTTGTACCGTGTACTTCTCTTTGGGAACTACCTTTTCAAAGTCAGATTTTAGCTTCTCTTTTTCTTCGTCGTTAAGTTTTGAGATCTTCTCTTCATCTTTTTTGATGAGGTTGTCAATATGATCGGCATCTACACGGGCAAAAGATATTTTTTCTTCTCCCATTTCAAGCTTTTGTAGCAGGTGCGATACAATTGGGGAATCTAACAACAGTACCTCGTAACCTTTTTCTTTTGCTGTCTCAATGTAGCTGTGCTGTGCATCCTGGTTTGAAGCATAGAGAATTACCTTGTTGCCATCTTTGTCGGTTTGGTTGTCTTTGATCTTCTCAATAAATTCTTCAAAAGTGAAGTATTTCTCGTCTACCGTTGGATAAAGGGCAAAGTCTTTGGCTTTTTCAAAGAATTTATCTTCAGAGAGCATTCCGTATTCAATCACGATCTTGATGTCGTTCCATTTCTTCTCAAAATCTTCTCTATTGTTGTTGAACAGGGACTTCAGCTTATCTGCAACCTTACGGGTAATGTAGCTGGAGATCTTCTTAACGGCACCATCGGCCTGCAGGTAAGATCGGGAGACATTCAGAGGAATGTCGGGAGAATCAATAACCCCGCGAAGCATGGTCAGGAACTCAGGCACTATACCTTCCACATTATCGGTCACAAAAACCTGGTTCTGGTAAAGCTGGATCTTGTCTTTCTGGATATTCATATCCTGCGTCATCTTCGGGAAATAAAGGATCCCGG
This Salinimicrobium tongyeongense DNA region includes the following protein-coding sequences:
- the htpG gene encoding molecular chaperone HtpG; its protein translation is MATGNINVSVENIFPLIKKFLYSDHEIFLRELISNATDATLKLKHLTAIGEAKVEYGEPVIEVKIDKDKKQLIISDQGIGMTKEEVEKYINQVAFSGAEEFLEKYKDTAKDSGIIGHFGLGFYSAFMVANKVEIITKSYKDEPAAHWICEGTTEFTLEEADKKAHGTDIILHINEDDKEFLEENRIEELLVKYNKFMPVPIKFGTREETLELPEDAPEDAKPETKTVDNIINNTNPAWTKQPTDLEDKDYKDFYRELYPMQFEEPLFHIHLNVDYPFNLTGILYFPKMTQDMNIQKDKIQLYQNQVFVTDNVEGIVPEFLTMLRGVIDSPDIPLNVSRSYLQADGAVKKISSYITRKVADKLKSLFNNNREDFEKKWNDIKIVIEYGMLSEDKFFEKAKDFALYPTVDEKYFTFEEFIEKIKDNQTDKDGNKVILYASNQDAQHSYIETAKEKGYEVLLLDSPIVSHLLQKLEMGEEKISFARVDADHIDNLIKKDEEKISKLNDEEKEKLKSDFEKVVPKEKYTVQLEAMDSNAAPLIITQPEFMRRMKEMQQTGGGGMFGMGNMPEMYNLVVNTNHPLIGEILNTKTEKKQERLIKQSLDLARLSQNLLKGEELTSFIKRSFDMIK